The DNA window tagataattttttacttgtcattttgtctacaaaatggtaattctctacattacatttttgtaaacaactataagactcgagctttgtgtacataacaatcaattcttacctctgtatctcgcttataacttgactttgacattcaatattttggtcaatcatttaaaatgcaccagttaaccattttatacataaaaaaatgacgataaaatttttgatctcaaatcgtgtccaataGAAGTGAAATTTATTCAACTTATGGttaaattttgttgtaaaatttgcattttttgcACTTTACACCATTTGGAGTATTACAACCCAAATGCATATGGGCTGTTTTAACCCATTTAAGTGATTGGTCCCGAAATGGTATAATAATTCTACATCCTATGCATTTCAATCACTTTGCAAaagtttattatttaatttataccatttagtttttataagaatacaCAGTGTGTTAAATACtacatttataattatagttaccatggtaacagaaTCAATTTAATTACAAAGGTGTAGCTCGGTGTCAGActtaaactcttttaaaattttgtaccTTATAATAGAAGtattgaaatactttttgtaGGAACAGATGACAAAATCAAATTGGAAGAAGATGCATCAGTATCAGAAACAGATGCAGATTTCACAGAATACATGACAGGCAAGAAACTGCCACCAGGGGGCATTCCAGGGCTTGACCTCAGTGACCCCAAACAGCTGGCAGAATTTGCAAGGTATTCTGTTCTCTTCAAGATATTCTTTTTATCTAGCTTCCTTTTGGAATGTAAACGATGTAATCTGGGCTGATAACCTCCTCCACGTCACTTAGATTTTTTTATCCTAGGTGTTTCACCATTGGGAGGAACcatatgataaatttgaaatttaatagATTTAGTctattatttcttattttgattttattgctATTACCTTAACAAACAATACAACTGGCATAACCACCAAATGTGTTGAAATGACACATGATATGATAATTGGGAAGATGAAAGGAAGGGTTAAGCTTACCAATTTTTGAGAGAATAATATCCTGTGTTGGACATCAAATTTGAATTAATGAGTAAATGGTGAACACATCTAAGGATGCATAGGTTGAACACCCAAAGATAATTTGTATAATGAATGTAGCAAGGAAATGCATGAATTCtagaatgttttatttttcttcagtaAATTACAAGGCTGGCATGAACGTTGTGTGTGGATGCAATTTGCTTCACTTCTTTATTTATCTACTGGGTGAATGCTTTGGAGTGTTAGAGTTTTGTATGAATAATATAATTGTTATTATCGATTCATTGAAGTAATTTTCTGTAGTGAAAGTGTAAGGTAGACGAGAGGTTAGGTTAGTCATAGAGCACCTGTTTGGGTGCAGGTGTCCTTGAGTGCTGACACAGGGAGACGTCTAGTAATGATCTGTTTTGTTGTTGTCTCCTCTTTTCAGTCTCCAGCACAGGGACACCACTCTGCTGCAGCACTCAAGGTATTTATCTCACCTGGCTTCTGGGGACCGCTTTCTGTCTCTGACCTCCTCTTCACACCCCCACTCTGTATGCTTCCTGGGGCACCGCCTCTGTCACTGGACTCACTGCCTCACTTTGTTTGGGACATTTTCACACTAAAATATCTTATTCTTTTATCTCTTAACGACAGTAAAGAATTTGGGAAAAAATCGAAATGAGTTACGAAAAAAGCACCAAAAAAAAACAGAGTTAGGTAAGAGTCAGTGACAGGAAATCTCTCTTTAAAATCTTCCTCTAAGTTTTATTAATCAGTAAGCACACAGTTGTTGTAGACTATGACTTTATTTGCTACATCTGTTGTCTTCTTTCTGCTCATTGGCAAGATAGCCAGGATGTTTAATGTTGTTCTTTTCACTCCTAACTCTTTAAtgtcataattatgttaatgaATTGATTCTTGATATAGAATGCAATTGTATCTTGTACATTGTTAGTAATATTTGTAGGACATTATTAtgctatattttttaaaatttaatacatgttaataaaatatatctataaagtttatactgataaaaatCTGGATAATTTCAACTAACCAAGATTTCCTTTCAAACATCCTAATCTTGTCAATGTTTTGGATTCCAGAATTAAGCCCCGCAAGCCAGCCGATGATGTTCCCAGAACAGTTCCCTGTCCTCACAAGGTAGATATAGCTCAGTTCTCTACTAAATAAAGGGACAATATGGTCTTATTTTCCAATATTCCTTAAGACTATGTGACAACAACAATAAGCTATATCTTTAGTTACGTTTCACTTGACAGGGCTGCAGCAAAATGTTTCGAGATAACTCGGCCATGAGAAAACACCTGCACACGCACGGCCCTCGAGTTCATGTTTGTGCGGAGTGTGGAAAGGCGTTTGTAGAGAGCTCCAAACTAAAGAGACATCAGTTGGTTCACACTGGAGAAAAGCCTTTCCAGGTTGGTACTTATTTAGCTTTCAATACAATACAAAAATCCATTGGGaatttttttgtagatttttgGATTGCCATTAAGGCCATAAAGGAAACATTTCTCAGGCATTACAGCATTGGCAAAATGCTGTGgcattaattaataataatgccatattgaaaagaaaaataactttaattttgaGTCATAAAGAAAATTGGGTTTATCCCTTTTCAagttatacaaagtaaatcccAACCTGctgcattatattttaaaatttgtagcACCCGAAGCTAAAGGTTACTAGGGAAAGGAGGGGCCTTAATTACACAGCATTACTAACTGGTTGATAATTCTGTCTTGCAGTGTACGTTTGAGGGATGTGGGAAGAGGTTCTCCTTGGACTTCAATCTTCGAACTCATGTCAGGATTCACACTGGCGACCGCCCATATGTCTGTCCATTCGACGGATGCAACAAAAAGTTTGCCCAGTCCACTAATCTGAAGTCTCACATACTGACACATGCCAAAGCAAAGTAAGTGTCCAATTGTCTCCCATGTCATAGGGGATACCCTCTGTAGAACTCAACAGGATGCAAATCACTGATTTGCTGCATTCAGGTGGTAAACTATACAAGTAATGAATTTACTTGGTTAAGTCCGTTATCTCCCTATTTACTCTCAGATTTTGTGAGATCAATTCTTAAAAACTGTCGTATTTTCCTTAA is part of the Crassostrea angulata isolate pt1a10 chromosome 3, ASM2561291v2, whole genome shotgun sequence genome and encodes:
- the LOC128178014 gene encoding transcriptional repressor protein YY1-like isoform X1, whose translation is MASVIGSEVEIQEVEVESIPVEMPIETVETTDETVEVQPMIALQPLPDAQEEIVLQTREEVVGDPNDPNLVYADSIPVPAPEIEISTEETHTLKRGRGKKRGAKNRGLLSGLGTELTLDSPSSAKKWEQKQVQIKTLEGEFSVTMWATGTDDKIKLEEDASVSETDADFTEYMTGKKLPPGGIPGLDLSDPKQLAEFASLQHRDTTLLQHSRIKPRKPADDVPRTVPCPHKGCSKMFRDNSAMRKHLHTHGPRVHVCAECGKAFVESSKLKRHQLVHTGEKPFQCTFEGCGKRFSLDFNLRTHVRIHTGDRPYVCPFDGCNKKFAQSTNLKSHILTHAKANNVISVQLGSDSNSSVDLNQAITYQPPSSQETMLIGYAYEEQ